One genomic segment of Pseudomonadota bacterium includes these proteins:
- a CDS encoding MFS transporter, with protein sequence MGIVTEDNRYWWVASAMALCVVVLTIDFFGVSVALPSIGRELGTSTSTLAWVINAFMLGLVGTLVVGGRLGDLLGRRRMLLAGLLTFTASSILCGLAPSAVWLIVGRAIQGAAAGFLFSNSLSIATNAFPSDKRHVAVSFWAGIGTVGSAVGPFVGGLLTDELSWRWFFFINIPFGVAALFLILLVVRESRDEDAPRIIDWMGCTLTIAGMVLLVLGLELSNSLGWQDLAVWITLVVAVVVLAAFVIVERKVRFPLIDFQLFSGRDFVCASLIGFLINFTLGALMLFLALYLQHVLRLSPLTAGLIFLGYSVMLAVVSLLNAKIMETLGPRHTVIIGMALNAASFLILFFCDTETGIAVIVAALALGGAGQALAYTTAASIAMASVPEQKGGAASGTLGCVRIAGTAVGVAVATALFKALENDELSALIAKAGGSLSAASIREIKGLLAGTDAAAAELAKAAPAAASTMRTIVDQAFVTGFGGLMAFCAVLSVIGVAVAFMLRPVLVTAKDEVIEEIEPE encoded by the coding sequence ATGGGTATCGTTACCGAAGACAATCGCTACTGGTGGGTCGCCAGCGCGATGGCTCTGTGCGTCGTCGTGCTGACGATCGACTTTTTCGGCGTTTCGGTAGCACTACCCTCGATTGGACGCGAACTGGGCACCAGCACGTCGACCCTCGCCTGGGTCATCAATGCCTTCATGCTGGGCCTGGTCGGCACACTGGTCGTCGGTGGACGCCTTGGTGATTTGCTTGGTCGACGCAGAATGCTGTTGGCCGGGCTCCTTACCTTCACCGCAAGTTCAATCCTGTGCGGCCTCGCGCCGTCAGCCGTGTGGCTCATCGTTGGGCGCGCAATTCAGGGCGCGGCGGCGGGTTTTCTGTTCAGCAATTCTCTCTCCATTGCCACGAATGCATTTCCCAGCGACAAGCGTCATGTCGCCGTCAGCTTTTGGGCCGGCATCGGCACGGTGGGTTCGGCGGTCGGTCCCTTTGTCGGCGGCCTGTTGACCGACGAACTGTCCTGGCGCTGGTTCTTCTTCATCAACATTCCGTTCGGTGTCGCCGCGCTGTTTTTGATCCTGCTGGTCGTTCGCGAGTCGCGGGACGAAGACGCACCACGGATCATCGATTGGATGGGCTGTACACTGACGATCGCCGGCATGGTGCTTCTCGTCTTGGGATTGGAGCTTTCCAACAGCCTGGGCTGGCAAGACCTTGCCGTCTGGATCACGCTGGTCGTGGCGGTGGTGGTCTTGGCGGCCTTTGTCATTGTCGAGCGGAAGGTTCGGTTTCCCCTCATTGATTTCCAGCTCTTCTCCGGCCGGGACTTTGTCTGCGCGTCGCTGATCGGTTTTTTGATCAACTTCACGCTGGGCGCGCTGATGCTGTTTCTGGCGCTCTACCTGCAGCATGTGCTCCGTCTCTCACCGCTTACCGCCGGCCTTATCTTTCTCGGGTACTCCGTGATGCTGGCGGTTGTATCGTTGCTGAACGCCAAGATCATGGAGACGCTGGGTCCCCGGCACACCGTGATCATCGGCATGGCGCTGAATGCCGCCAGCTTTCTCATTCTCTTCTTCTGCGACACGGAAACCGGTATCGCCGTGATCGTCGCGGCGCTCGCGCTGGGCGGTGCCGGCCAGGCGCTCGCCTATACGACAGCTGCCTCGATCGCCATGGCATCCGTGCCCGAACAGAAGGGCGGCGCGGCCTCCGGCACGCTTGGCTGCGTGCGGATCGCTGGCACGGCGGTTGGCGTCGCGGTCGCCACCGCTCTCTTCAAGGCCCTGGAGAACGATGAACTTTCGGCGCTGATCGCCAAGGCCGGCGGGTCCCTTTCTGCCGCCAGTATTCGTGAGATCAAAGGCCTGCTTGCCGGCACCGATGCCGCCGCCGCCGAGCTCGCCAAGGCGGCGCCTGCCGCGGCGTCAACGATGAGAACGATCGTGGACCAGGCATTTGTCACCGGTTTCGGAGGTCTGATGGCCTTTTGTGCCGTCTTGTCGGTGATTGGCGTCGCCGTTGCCTTCATGCTTCGCCCCGTCCTTGTCACAGCCAAGGACGAAGTCATCGAGGAGATCGAACCTGAATAG
- a CDS encoding Hsp20 family protein — protein sequence MTRYDFSPLFRSTVGFDRMMNLLDSTTGVADQTGYPPYNIEKLDADTYQITMAVAGFSEDDVEIEAREDTLHVSGRISEDKTGDDRNFLYRGIAGRSFKRTFQLADHVKVVSARLVNGLLHIDLKREIPEEKKPRKIAIQSGEKVAGKLIDESDKKAA from the coding sequence ATGACCCGTTATGATTTCTCTCCCCTTTTCCGTTCGACGGTCGGCTTCGACCGCATGATGAACCTGCTTGATTCGACGACCGGTGTCGCCGATCAGACCGGTTATCCGCCCTACAACATCGAGAAGCTGGACGCCGACACCTATCAGATCACGATGGCTGTCGCCGGTTTCAGTGAGGACGATGTCGAGATCGAGGCGCGTGAGGACACCCTTCACGTCAGCGGCCGGATCTCCGAAGACAAGACCGGAGACGACCGCAACTTCCTCTATCGCGGTATTGCCGGGCGCAGCTTCAAGCGCACCTTCCAGCTCGCCGACCACGTCAAGGTCGTGAGCGCACGGTTGGTCAACGGCCTGCTCCACATCGATCTGAAGCGCGAAATTCCTGAAGAGAAAAAGCCGCGCAAGATCGCGATCCAGTCTGGCGAGAAGGTCGCCGGCAAGCTGATCGACGAGAGCGACAAGAAGGCCGCTTAA
- a CDS encoding rhodanese-like domain-containing protein: MNTPPYAGDLVPPDAWTLLDENENAVLIDVRTEAEWRYVGVPDLTPIGKHVLLVELLRYPDGAPNQAFVDDLKAQGLEAGQPLLFICRSGARSRNAAMAMTAAGFGPCYNVAEGFEGDKDAEGHRGRVGGWKLAGLPWRQE; encoded by the coding sequence ATGAACACGCCGCCTTATGCCGGTGATCTGGTGCCGCCTGATGCTTGGACGCTGCTGGACGAAAATGAAAACGCTGTTCTGATCGACGTCAGAACCGAGGCCGAGTGGCGCTATGTCGGCGTGCCCGACCTGACGCCGATCGGCAAACACGTGCTGTTGGTTGAGCTGCTGCGTTATCCCGACGGCGCACCCAACCAGGCGTTTGTCGACGACCTGAAGGCCCAAGGGCTGGAAGCCGGTCAGCCGCTGCTGTTCATCTGCCGCTCGGGCGCGCGTTCGCGCAACGCGGCGATGGCGATGACCGCGGCCGGTTTCGGCCCCTGCTACAACGTCGCCGAGGGCTTCGAAGGCGACAAGGACGCCGAAGGCCATCGCGGCCGTGTCGGTGGCTGGAAGCTCGCCGGTCTGCCCTGGCGCCAGGAATAG
- a CDS encoding SDR family oxidoreductase, translating into MEFNDKVVLITGATSGIGEATARAFANAGARLMLTGRNTERGCALASETRGAFTAGDISDRAFADRLVGDTVARHGRLDVLVNNAGTIYRRTVADMTDEEWRTTMDVNVNAVFYLCRAAIIAMREQGGGAIVNVSSDAAFIGASAMPAYCASKAAVMQMTRAMALDHAREGLRINAVCPDMVRTPMLASEARQMGSDPETYFAEGGEGIPMGRIGEPEEVADAVLYLASDKASFVTGAGLLVDGGATAT; encoded by the coding sequence GTGGAGTTTAACGACAAGGTCGTGTTGATCACCGGCGCGACATCGGGCATCGGCGAAGCGACCGCGCGTGCGTTTGCCAACGCCGGCGCACGCTTGATGTTGACCGGGCGCAATACCGAACGCGGTTGCGCGCTGGCCAGCGAAACACGCGGTGCGTTTACCGCGGGCGACATTTCCGATCGCGCGTTCGCCGACCGCTTGGTCGGCGACACCGTCGCGCGTCACGGCCGGCTCGACGTTCTCGTCAACAACGCCGGCACGATCTATCGCCGGACAGTCGCCGACATGACCGACGAAGAGTGGCGGACCACCATGGATGTCAACGTAAACGCCGTCTTCTATCTATGCCGCGCTGCGATCATCGCCATGCGCGAACAAGGTGGTGGCGCCATCGTCAATGTTTCCTCCGACGCCGCCTTTATCGGCGCCAGCGCCATGCCCGCCTATTGCGCCAGCAAGGCCGCCGTCATGCAGATGACCCGCGCAATGGCGCTGGACCATGCGCGCGAGGGCCTGCGGATCAACGCCGTCTGTCCCGACATGGTCAGAACACCCATGCTGGCGAGCGAGGCGCGCCAAATGGGCAGCGACCCCGAAACCTATTTCGCCGAAGGTGGCGAGGGCATTCCCATGGGCCGAATCGGCGAGCCCGAGGAAGTGGCCGATGCCGTTCTTTACCTCGCCTCCGACAAGGCCAGTTTCGTGACCGGTGCCGGCCTCCTGGTCGACGGCGGCGCGACGGCGACATAA
- a CDS encoding SDR family NAD(P)-dependent oxidoreductase produces MFHGKTALVTGATSGIGRATARAFAKSGAKVMLTGRNESRGQDVLAECGEDAGFLAGNVTDSSFASQLVSQTVERFGSLDILVNNAGIDVGLDAPQTTDEQWLDVMATNLDAVFYFCRAGVRQMRRQGTGGAIVNIGSDWSLVAGKQAVAYCASKGGVLMLSKSMALDHARENIRVNVVCPAEIDTPMIDETAKAHGKDVAEARAAFAEAIPMGRIGEPEDVAAAVLFLASDAARFITGTALSVDGGTTAQ; encoded by the coding sequence ATGTTTCACGGTAAGACAGCGCTCGTCACCGGGGCGACATCGGGCATCGGACGCGCGACCGCGCGTGCCTTCGCCAAGTCCGGTGCCAAGGTCATGCTGACCGGGCGCAACGAGTCGCGCGGTCAGGACGTTTTGGCGGAGTGCGGCGAGGACGCCGGTTTCCTGGCCGGCAACGTCACCGACTCGTCCTTTGCCAGCCAGCTGGTCAGCCAAACGGTCGAACGGTTTGGCAGTTTAGACATCCTGGTCAACAACGCCGGCATCGATGTTGGCCTCGATGCGCCGCAAACCACGGACGAACAATGGCTCGACGTCATGGCGACGAACCTCGACGCGGTCTTCTATTTCTGCCGCGCCGGTGTGCGCCAGATGCGCCGCCAGGGCACCGGCGGCGCCATCGTCAATATCGGATCCGACTGGTCGCTGGTGGCCGGCAAGCAGGCCGTTGCCTATTGTGCGTCGAAGGGCGGTGTCCTGATGCTATCGAAATCCATGGCGTTGGACCACGCGCGCGAGAACATCCGTGTCAACGTCGTCTGCCCGGCGGAGATCGACACGCCGATGATCGACGAAACCGCGAAAGCCCACGGCAAGGACGTCGCCGAAGCGCGCGCCGCCTTTGCCGAGGCGATACCCATGGGCCGCATCGGCGAACCGGAGGACGTTGCCGCCGCCGTCTTGTTTCTGGCATCCGATGCCGCGCGCTTCATCACCGGCACGGCGCTCAGCGTTGATGGAGGCACCACCGCGCAATGA
- a CDS encoding D-2-hydroxyacid dehydrogenase, giving the protein MTRTPRILLHCSEDSSTRIGAQIEAHLPGTETAIVNDYDGLAAGIASFQPNIVYSEVFMREDYPREALFSQDGLTWVHVSGAGINHLVPWNTDAVTVSNAGGVQDDGMAQFAFARLFAINCNFFAYHEQQQRHEWRELDNLNSVGGTLTVVGLGRIGRACARVGAQLGMTVYGVRARPEPMDGVAEVVSPDRMNEVLAKSDYVIVVTPLTDATRGLIGAEAFAALKPGAIIHNMARGHVVDEDAMVEALNTGRLRAASVDVFAEEPLPASSPLWDQPNLYITPHIGGMLTYEEYDRRSTQVFLDNLDRWRAGEPLENICHPVRGY; this is encoded by the coding sequence ATGACACGCACACCGCGAATCCTGCTCCATTGCAGTGAGGATTCTTCGACACGGATCGGCGCGCAGATTGAAGCGCATCTGCCGGGAACGGAAACCGCGATCGTCAACGACTACGATGGACTGGCCGCCGGCATAGCGTCCTTTCAGCCGAACATCGTCTACAGCGAGGTCTTCATGCGTGAGGACTATCCGCGTGAGGCGCTGTTCAGCCAGGACGGCTTAACCTGGGTCCATGTTTCCGGTGCGGGCATCAACCACCTGGTGCCCTGGAACACGGATGCGGTGACGGTCTCCAATGCCGGCGGCGTCCAGGATGACGGCATGGCACAGTTCGCCTTCGCGCGCCTGTTCGCGATCAACTGCAACTTCTTCGCCTATCACGAACAGCAGCAGCGCCATGAATGGCGCGAGCTGGACAACCTGAACTCTGTCGGCGGCACCTTGACCGTTGTCGGTCTGGGACGCATCGGCCGCGCGTGCGCGCGCGTCGGCGCGCAACTGGGCATGACCGTTTACGGCGTGCGCGCCAGGCCTGAACCGATGGACGGCGTCGCCGAGGTGGTCAGTCCCGACCGCATGAACGAGGTGCTGGCGAAGAGCGATTATGTCATCGTCGTGACACCGCTGACCGATGCCACGCGCGGGCTGATCGGCGCTGAGGCATTTGCCGCGCTGAAACCGGGCGCCATCATCCACAACATGGCGCGCGGCCACGTCGTCGACGAGGACGCCATGGTCGAGGCGCTCAACACCGGCCGCCTGCGCGCGGCCTCCGTCGATGTCTTCGCTGAGGAACCGCTGCCAGCCTCGAGCCCCTTGTGGGATCAACCCAACCTCTATATCACACCCCATATCGGCGGCATGCTGACCTATGAGGAGTATGACCGCCGCTCGACCCAGGTGTTTCTCGATAACCTCGACCGGTGGCGCGCCGGTGAGCCGCTCGAAAACATCTGTCATCCGGTGCGCGGATACTGA
- a CDS encoding pyridoxamine 5'-phosphate oxidase family protein, whose translation MSEPALTPPSPRRITSIEDLEAHYDAPVPRSLIKELDHLNEHYRQFVEKSPFVAVATSGPGGLDCSPRGDPAGFVRIADDKTLMIPDRRGNNRLDTLRNLVADPRISLLFLIPGIGETLRINGHAEIVVDEALNDSFAMNEKAPRSVIVVTINRVYYQCQKALHRSRLWDPDAQLPRSALPSAGTMNKVFADGDFDAEAYDRNYPEHMKKTIY comes from the coding sequence ATGAGTGAACCGGCCCTGACACCACCGTCGCCGCGACGCATCACGTCGATCGAGGATCTGGAAGCGCACTATGACGCGCCCGTGCCGCGCTCGCTGATCAAGGAGCTCGATCACCTCAACGAGCACTATCGTCAGTTCGTCGAAAAGTCGCCGTTCGTCGCCGTCGCGACAAGCGGCCCCGGTGGCCTTGACTGTTCACCGCGCGGCGACCCCGCCGGTTTCGTGCGCATCGCCGACGACAAGACGCTGATGATCCCGGACCGGCGCGGCAACAACCGGCTGGATACCCTGCGTAACCTGGTCGCGGATCCGCGCATCTCACTGCTGTTCTTGATCCCCGGCATCGGCGAGACCCTGCGCATCAACGGGCACGCGGAGATCGTCGTCGACGAGGCGCTCAACGACAGCTTCGCGATGAACGAAAAAGCGCCGCGTAGCGTCATCGTGGTCACCATCAACCGCGTCTACTACCAGTGCCAGAAGGCGCTGCATCGCTCGCGTCTGTGGGACCCCGACGCGCAACTGCCGCGCTCGGCCCTGCCGTCGGCGGGCACGATGAACAAGGTCTTCGCTGACGGCGACTTTGACGCCGAGGCCTATGACCGGAACTATCCCGAGCATATGAAAAAGACGATCTACTGA
- a CDS encoding glutamine synthetase beta-grasp domain-containing protein: MSTLSFAEYIWLDGDWPTQSSRSKARVVAVPENPEPSDFPEWSFDGSSTQQADGDDSDCLLSPVRVARDPLRGDNAYLVLCEVLNPDGTPHESNHRATLCRVLDAAGSEVDAWAGFEQEYTIYHDGRPLGFPANGFPGPQGPYYCGNGADRAFGRDLVEAHAGACTEAGLMFYGINAEVMPGQWEFQIGYRGIDGESGDALKIADHLWLARFLLQRLGERFELKVSFDNKPIDGDWNGAGLHTNFSTAETRDPAKGLDAIHAAIDALSHRHEHHIPHYGEGLHARLTGLHETCDINTFKSGVAHRGASIRIPQPVALKGYGYFEDRRPGANADPYRVAACLVASVCGVYDAELELADGPVSIAA, translated from the coding sequence ATGAGCACGCTGAGTTTTGCCGAGTATATCTGGCTAGACGGCGACTGGCCCACCCAGTCGTCCCGCTCTAAAGCCCGTGTTGTCGCGGTTCCCGAAAACCCCGAACCGTCCGATTTCCCTGAATGGAGCTTTGATGGCTCGTCGACGCAACAGGCCGACGGAGACGATTCCGACTGCCTGTTGTCACCGGTCCGTGTGGCGCGCGACCCGCTGCGCGGTGACAACGCCTATCTGGTGCTGTGCGAGGTTCTGAACCCCGACGGCACGCCCCATGAGTCTAACCATCGCGCGACCTTGTGTCGTGTGCTGGACGCCGCTGGTTCCGAGGTCGATGCCTGGGCCGGATTCGAACAGGAATACACGATCTATCATGACGGCCGTCCGCTCGGCTTCCCGGCGAACGGCTTCCCCGGCCCACAGGGCCCCTACTATTGCGGCAACGGCGCCGATCGTGCTTTCGGGCGCGATCTGGTCGAGGCCCACGCCGGCGCATGCACCGAAGCCGGTTTGATGTTCTACGGCATCAACGCGGAAGTCATGCCCGGTCAATGGGAGTTCCAGATCGGCTATCGCGGCATCGATGGCGAGAGCGGCGATGCGCTGAAGATCGCCGACCATCTGTGGCTGGCGCGTTTTCTGCTGCAACGCCTGGGCGAGCGGTTCGAATTGAAGGTGTCGTTCGACAACAAGCCGATCGACGGCGACTGGAATGGCGCGGGTCTGCACACCAACTTCTCGACCGCCGAGACCCGCGATCCCGCTAAGGGTCTGGACGCCATCCATGCGGCCATCGACGCGTTGTCCCATCGCCACGAACACCACATCCCACACTATGGCGAGGGATTGCATGCGCGCCTGACCGGCCTGCATGAGACCTGCGACATCAACACGTTCAAGTCCGGTGTCGCCCATCGTGGCGCGTCGATCCGCATTCCCCAGCCCGTGGCCCTGAAGGGCTACGGCTACTTCGAGGACCGCCGACCAGGCGCCAACGCCGATCCCTACCGGGTTGCGGCATGCCTGGTAGCCTCGGTGTGCGGTGTCTACGACGCTGAACTCGAACTTGCAGATGGGCCCGTTTCGATCGCGGCCTGA